The proteins below come from a single Stutzerimonas stutzeri RCH2 genomic window:
- a CDS encoding DUF3094 family protein — MPSRLNPEDQQRVDDYLRAPQHQVERQPFRPWILLLVVLAVVLGLGLLSRLLSRLVL, encoded by the coding sequence ATGCCCAGCCGCCTGAACCCCGAAGACCAGCAGCGCGTCGACGATTACCTCCGCGCTCCGCAGCACCAGGTCGAGCGCCAGCCGTTTCGCCCATGGATCCTGCTGCTCGTCGTGCTGGCCGTGGTGCTCGGCCTCGGGCTTCTGAGCCGCCTTTTGAGCCGCCTGGTGCTTTGA
- a CDS encoding DUF1631 domain-containing protein produces MRTDAKVVHLNKAAPEHKPSSPAGRLPVALISVRDKAAQQLRQALQSLFDNADDSLFEIADRATSNAEQNAFFEAMRDLRMKRRNIERGFLQQLFEAFAKLNQYEIGKPPALDSVSFDSLSLVQNDELEESVAIDTMVAKVMTRAAQPLAHLTTRMNALISKKLDDKSNPLGPHALCDHFIEASSSLGVEIKVKLIIFKLFEKYVLADIDQLYAEANQTLVAAGILPELQSAPPRRQQRPGAPTGSHSASTPPGLSAHADEGLQEAAFSALHNLLSELRGTSVLPARSVPSDAIPISSADLLRLLSHMQARAPQTVDDFDLQEQLANLLSRVSAKTGKSRVVGEIDDDVINLVSMLFEFILDDRTLPDSLKALIGRLQIPLLKVAVLDKTFFSRGSHPARRLLNEIASAAMGWGDQDEAQRDSLYQKIEQIVARLLNDFVDDPAIFSELLADFLAFSGDERRRSELLEQRTRDAEEGRAKAEIARQEVERALNQRLLGRTLPEVVVRLLQEAWSKVLLLTCLKHGTQSEEWQAALDTMDDLVWSVTPHEDDVSRARLLELVPSLLKSLREGLVSAAFDPFSTGDFFTQLEALHVQTLQRFQQPQSHPGDTQPTDASATPDTAPTAAEAAPAMVEVVDQIVLLAPGESREQEPEISLPDNDEALIQVDNLRVGSWVEFQEDEEHKLRCKLAAVIKPTGKYIFVNRTGMKVLEKTRMGLATEFQRGAIRLLNDTLLFDRALESVIGNLRKLKNT; encoded by the coding sequence ATGCGAACCGACGCGAAAGTGGTGCACCTGAACAAGGCCGCCCCTGAGCACAAGCCTTCCTCCCCGGCAGGCCGCTTGCCCGTGGCGCTGATTAGCGTGCGCGACAAGGCTGCTCAGCAACTTCGCCAGGCTCTGCAGTCGCTATTCGATAACGCTGACGACTCGCTTTTCGAAATCGCTGACCGAGCAACCAGCAACGCCGAACAAAACGCATTTTTCGAAGCGATGCGCGACTTGCGCATGAAACGCCGCAACATCGAGCGCGGCTTTCTGCAACAGCTGTTCGAAGCTTTCGCCAAGCTGAACCAGTACGAGATCGGCAAGCCGCCTGCCCTGGACAGCGTCTCTTTCGACAGCCTGTCGCTGGTACAGAACGACGAACTCGAAGAGTCGGTTGCCATCGACACCATGGTCGCCAAGGTCATGACTCGTGCCGCGCAGCCGCTGGCCCATCTGACCACGCGCATGAATGCCCTGATCAGCAAGAAGCTCGATGACAAGAGCAACCCGCTAGGCCCGCATGCACTCTGCGACCACTTCATCGAAGCGAGCAGCAGCCTGGGCGTGGAGATCAAGGTAAAGCTGATCATCTTCAAGCTCTTCGAAAAATACGTACTTGCCGATATCGACCAGCTGTACGCCGAAGCGAACCAGACACTGGTTGCGGCAGGCATTCTGCCGGAACTCCAGTCGGCGCCTCCGCGCCGCCAGCAACGCCCTGGAGCACCAACTGGCAGTCATTCAGCGAGCACGCCACCCGGTCTATCCGCACACGCTGATGAGGGGCTACAGGAAGCCGCATTCAGCGCCCTGCACAACCTGCTCTCCGAGCTTCGCGGCACTAGCGTTCTCCCAGCCCGTAGCGTTCCGAGCGATGCCATCCCGATCTCCAGCGCAGACCTGCTTCGCCTGCTGTCACACATGCAAGCCAGGGCACCGCAGACCGTCGACGATTTCGATCTTCAGGAGCAACTCGCCAACCTGTTGAGCCGGGTCAGCGCAAAAACGGGGAAGTCGCGCGTTGTAGGCGAAATCGACGATGACGTGATCAACCTTGTCTCCATGCTGTTCGAGTTCATCCTCGACGATCGCACTCTGCCGGATTCGCTCAAGGCACTGATCGGCCGCCTGCAGATCCCGCTGCTCAAGGTCGCGGTACTGGACAAGACCTTCTTCAGCCGAGGCAGCCACCCAGCCAGGCGGTTGCTCAATGAGATCGCATCCGCGGCAATGGGCTGGGGCGACCAGGACGAGGCGCAGCGCGACAGTCTGTATCAGAAGATCGAGCAGATCGTGGCCCGCCTGCTCAACGACTTTGTCGATGATCCGGCTATCTTTTCCGAACTGCTGGCTGACTTCCTTGCCTTCAGCGGTGACGAGCGCCGCCGCAGCGAGCTGCTGGAACAACGCACCCGTGATGCCGAAGAGGGCCGCGCAAAGGCCGAAATCGCGCGCCAGGAAGTGGAGCGCGCGCTGAACCAGCGCCTGCTCGGCAGGACCCTTCCCGAGGTCGTTGTGCGCCTGCTGCAAGAAGCCTGGAGCAAGGTCCTGCTGCTGACCTGCCTGAAACATGGTACCCAGTCCGAGGAATGGCAGGCCGCTCTCGACACCATGGATGACCTGGTGTGGAGTGTTACACCGCACGAGGACGACGTATCGCGAGCACGCCTGCTTGAGCTGGTCCCGAGCCTGCTCAAATCACTTCGTGAAGGCCTGGTGAGTGCCGCCTTCGACCCCTTCTCCACCGGCGACTTCTTTACCCAGCTCGAAGCGCTTCATGTCCAGACGTTGCAGCGCTTTCAGCAACCACAGTCGCACCCAGGCGACACGCAACCAACCGACGCTTCAGCGACACCGGATACTGCACCGACCGCAGCCGAAGCTGCACCGGCAATGGTCGAAGTGGTCGACCAGATCGTTCTGCTTGCACCCGGCGAAAGCCGCGAGCAGGAGCCCGAGATCAGCCTGCCGGATAACGACGAAGCGTTGATTCAGGTCGATAACCTGCGCGTCGGCAGCTGGGTGGAATTCCAAGAGGACGAAGAACACAAGCTGCGCTGCAAGCTGGCCGCGGTGATCAAGCCCACCGGCAAATACATCTTCGTCAACCGCACCGGCATGAAGGTCCTGGAAAAGACTCGCATGGGCCTGGCGACCGAGTTCCAGCGTGGCGCCATTCGGCTGCTCAACGACACCCTGCTGTTCGACCGCGCCCTCGAGTCAGTGATTGGCAATCTTCGCAAGCTGAAGAACACCTGA
- the nadC gene encoding carboxylating nicotinate-nucleotide diphosphorylase, whose protein sequence is MPNLTLADLTAEIEANVRRALTEDVGSGDITAQLIPAERLAHASVITRETAVVSGTAWVDAVFRQVDSRVAVHWQVADGERVEADRVLFHLEGPARALLTGERSALNFLQMLSGVATRCRHYADMVSGTGVRLLDTRKTIPGLRLAQKYAVTCGGCHNHRIGLYDAFLIKENHIAACGGIAEAVAAAHRIAPGKPVEIEVESLDELEQALRAGADIVMLDELTLDDMRTAVAMTAGRAKLEASGGISDETLRSVAETGVDYISIGALTKHVRAVDLSMRLRQ, encoded by the coding sequence ATGCCGAATCTCACCCTTGCCGATCTGACTGCTGAAATCGAGGCCAACGTACGTCGAGCGCTGACCGAAGATGTCGGTAGCGGCGATATCACTGCGCAGTTGATTCCGGCCGAGAGGTTGGCCCACGCCTCGGTCATCACTCGGGAGACGGCAGTGGTGAGCGGCACCGCTTGGGTCGATGCGGTATTCCGTCAGGTCGATTCGCGGGTGGCGGTCCATTGGCAGGTCGCCGATGGCGAGCGGGTTGAGGCCGACCGAGTGTTGTTTCATCTCGAGGGACCCGCACGGGCTTTGCTCACCGGAGAACGCAGCGCGCTGAATTTTCTGCAGATGCTATCCGGTGTGGCGACGCGTTGCCGGCATTACGCCGACATGGTTTCGGGTACCGGTGTGCGCTTGCTCGATACGCGCAAGACGATCCCGGGGCTGCGCCTGGCGCAGAAGTACGCGGTTACCTGCGGTGGCTGCCATAACCATCGGATCGGCCTTTACGATGCTTTTCTTATCAAGGAAAACCACATCGCCGCGTGCGGTGGCATCGCCGAAGCGGTTGCGGCTGCTCATCGAATCGCGCCGGGCAAGCCGGTGGAGATCGAAGTGGAAAGCCTGGACGAGCTCGAGCAGGCGCTGCGCGCGGGAGCAGATATCGTCATGCTGGATGAGCTGACTTTGGACGACATGCGCACCGCGGTCGCCATGACCGCGGGGCGGGCCAAGCTGGAGGCGTCGGGTGGCATCAGTGATGAGACGCTGCGCAGCGTGGCGGAAACCGGGGTGGACTATATCTCCATTGGCGCGCTGACCAAGCATGTGCGCGCCGTGGATCTATCGATGCGGTTGCGTCAGTAA
- a CDS encoding YhcB family protein, translating to MEQTLATWLLPIVGLIAGIAIGYLVARSSAPNRTQRQVDDLQERFDTYQSEVVTHFNTTASLLRKLTNNYQDIQDHLSDGASRLALDEQTRQRLMAALHSEENHGTRERLSSPTFTEPPKDYAPKGDDTPGTLHENFGLKSRH from the coding sequence GTGGAACAGACCCTCGCGACCTGGTTGCTCCCGATCGTCGGCCTGATCGCCGGCATCGCCATCGGTTATCTGGTGGCGCGCAGCAGCGCACCGAACCGTACACAGCGGCAGGTCGATGACCTGCAGGAACGCTTCGATACCTATCAGAGTGAGGTGGTCACCCACTTCAATACCACCGCCAGTCTGCTGCGCAAGCTGACCAATAACTACCAGGACATTCAGGATCATCTATCCGACGGCGCCAGTCGCCTGGCACTCGACGAGCAGACCCGCCAGCGCCTGATGGCAGCCTTGCACAGCGAGGAAAATCACGGCACCCGCGAGCGTCTGTCGTCGCCGACGTTCACCGAGCCACCCAAGGATTACGCCCCGAAAGGCGACGACACTCCTGGCACGCTGCATGAGAACTTCGGCCTGAAGAGCCGCCACTGA
- a CDS encoding alpha/beta hydrolase, with the protein MLKRETPLSLDGPCGTLEALYFDQPQPTGLALICHPNPVKGGTMLNKVVSTLQRTARDAGYCTLRFNYRGVGASAGAHDMVEGEVDDAEAALRWLRQQQPELPLTLLGFSFGGFVAGSLAARLEAEGQSVQRLLIVAPAVSRLNSLSLAGDCQLTIIQPEQDEVIDAESVYAFSAALQHPHELLKVAECGHFFHGKLVELKELVAPRL; encoded by the coding sequence TTGTTGAAACGCGAAACCCCTCTCTCTCTCGACGGCCCCTGCGGCACCCTGGAAGCGCTGTATTTCGATCAGCCTCAGCCAACCGGCCTGGCGTTGATCTGCCACCCCAACCCGGTCAAGGGCGGCACCATGCTGAACAAGGTGGTATCGACGCTGCAGCGCACCGCGCGCGACGCGGGTTACTGCACGCTGCGCTTCAACTACCGAGGCGTGGGCGCCAGTGCCGGCGCGCACGACATGGTCGAAGGGGAAGTCGATGATGCCGAGGCCGCATTGCGCTGGCTGCGGCAGCAGCAACCCGAGCTGCCGTTGACGCTGCTGGGGTTCTCCTTCGGTGGCTTCGTCGCCGGCAGCCTGGCGGCGCGCCTGGAAGCCGAGGGGCAGAGTGTGCAGCGTCTGCTGATAGTGGCACCGGCCGTGTCGCGGCTGAACAGCCTGTCGCTGGCGGGCGATTGCCAGCTCACCATTATCCAGCCAGAGCAGGATGAGGTGATTGATGCCGAGTCGGTATATGCCTTTTCCGCCGCGCTGCAGCACCCCCACGAGCTACTGAAAGTGGCAGAATGCGGCCACTTTTTTCACGGCAAACTGGTGGAATTGAAAGAGCTGGTCGCTCCGCGCCTCTAG
- a CDS encoding tryptophan--tRNA ligase, protein MTTRILTGITTTGTPHLGNYAGAIRPAVLASRDAAADSFYFLADYHALIKCDDPLRIQRSRLEIAATWLACGLDVERVTFYRQSDVPEIPELTWLLTCVTAKGLLNRAHAYKASVDKNVESGEDPDAGVTMGLYSYPVLMAADILMFNAHKVPVGRDQIQHVEMARDIAQRFNHLFGNGREFFTLPEAVIEEGVATLPGLDGRKMSKSYDNTIPLFGSAKELKAAVARIVTDSRLPGEPKDPDNSHLFTLYQAFATAQQQADFRRELLGGLAWGDAKQRLFELLDSELGEARELYHQLITKPAELEDILQAGAAKARRIATPFLGELREAVGLRNFRSEVKSAAPAKKKSSKVARFASFREADGAFRFRFFAADGEELLLSRPLSNPKAIGSLTQRLIAGGPDALELREDEGDQFTLWLDDECIADSPHFESAEALDAAMLRVREALATLVE, encoded by the coding sequence ATGACTACCCGAATCCTTACCGGCATCACGACCACTGGCACACCGCATCTGGGCAACTACGCCGGTGCGATTCGCCCAGCGGTCCTCGCCAGCCGAGATGCAGCCGCCGATTCCTTTTATTTCCTGGCCGACTACCACGCGCTGATCAAGTGCGACGACCCGCTGCGCATCCAGCGTTCGCGTCTGGAAATCGCTGCGACCTGGCTGGCGTGCGGGCTCGACGTCGAGCGCGTGACCTTCTATCGCCAGTCCGACGTGCCGGAGATTCCGGAGCTGACCTGGCTGCTCACCTGCGTCACCGCGAAGGGGCTGCTCAATCGCGCCCATGCCTACAAGGCCTCGGTGGACAAGAACGTCGAGAGCGGTGAAGACCCGGACGCCGGCGTGACCATGGGTCTGTACAGCTACCCGGTGCTGATGGCGGCGGACATCCTGATGTTCAATGCGCACAAGGTGCCGGTTGGGCGCGACCAGATCCAGCATGTGGAAATGGCCCGCGACATTGCCCAGCGCTTCAATCATCTGTTCGGTAACGGCCGCGAGTTCTTTACCCTGCCCGAAGCGGTGATCGAAGAGGGCGTGGCCACGCTGCCGGGGCTCGACGGGCGCAAGATGTCCAAGAGCTACGACAACACCATTCCGCTGTTCGGCAGCGCCAAGGAGCTCAAGGCGGCAGTCGCGCGCATCGTCACCGACTCGCGCCTGCCAGGTGAGCCGAAGGACCCGGACAACTCCCACCTGTTCACCCTGTACCAAGCCTTCGCCACCGCGCAGCAGCAGGCCGATTTCCGCCGGGAGCTGCTGGGCGGGCTGGCTTGGGGCGATGCCAAGCAGCGCCTGTTCGAACTGCTCGACAGCGAACTGGGCGAGGCGCGCGAGCTGTATCACCAGTTGATCACCAAGCCCGCCGAGCTGGAGGACATCCTGCAGGCAGGTGCGGCCAAGGCGCGCCGGATCGCCACGCCGTTCCTCGGCGAGCTGCGCGAGGCGGTTGGTCTGCGCAACTTCCGCAGCGAAGTGAAAAGCGCGGCGCCAGCCAAGAAGAAGTCCAGCAAGGTGGCGCGTTTCGCCAGCTTCCGCGAGGCCGACGGTGCGTTCCGCTTCCGCTTCTTCGCCGCCGACGGCGAGGAACTGCTGCTGTCCCGGCCGCTGAGCAACCCGAAGGCCATCGGCAGCCTGACGCAGCGGTTGATCGCTGGCGGGCCGGACGCGCTGGAACTTCGCGAGGACGAAGGCGATCAATTCACCCTGTGGCTGGACGACGAATGCATCGCCGACAGTCCGCACTTCGAGAGCGCCGAGGCGCTCGATGCCGCCATGCTGCGGGTGCGCGAGGCGCTGGCCACGCTCGTCGAGTAA
- the zapE gene encoding cell division protein ZapE has protein sequence MTPLERYQADLKRPDFFHDAAQENAVRHLQRLYDDLVADDRSKSGLLGKLFGKKQQEPIKGIYFWGGVGRGKTYLVDTFFDALPFKQKTRTHFHRFMKRVHEEMKTLKGEKNPLTIIGKRFADESRVICFDEFFVSDITDAMILATLLEELFKNGVSLVATSNIVPDGLYKDGLQRARFLPAIELLKKHTEIVNVDSGIDYRLRALEQAELFHFPLDAEAEQSLERSFKSLLPENCRVVNDDGLMIENREIRAVKTGNDVAWFEFRELCDGPRSQNDYIELGKIFGAILLANVEQMNVAKDDMARRFINLVDEFYDRNVKLIISAEVELKDLYTGGRLEFEFQRTLSRLLEMQSHEYLARPHKP, from the coding sequence ATGACTCCTCTTGAGCGCTATCAGGCCGACCTGAAACGTCCTGACTTCTTCCACGATGCCGCCCAGGAAAACGCGGTGCGCCACCTGCAGCGTCTGTACGACGACCTGGTGGCCGACGATCGCAGCAAGAGTGGCCTGCTCGGCAAGCTGTTCGGCAAGAAACAGCAGGAGCCGATCAAGGGCATCTACTTCTGGGGCGGCGTTGGCCGCGGCAAAACCTATCTGGTCGATACCTTCTTCGATGCGTTGCCCTTCAAGCAGAAGACGCGCACGCACTTTCACCGCTTCATGAAGCGCGTGCACGAGGAAATGAAGACACTCAAGGGCGAGAAGAACCCGCTGACCATCATCGGCAAGCGTTTCGCCGACGAATCGCGGGTGATCTGCTTCGACGAGTTCTTCGTTTCCGATATCACCGACGCGATGATTCTCGCCACGCTGCTCGAAGAGCTGTTCAAGAACGGCGTGAGCCTGGTGGCGACGTCCAACATCGTCCCGGACGGGCTGTACAAGGACGGCCTTCAGCGTGCGCGCTTTCTGCCAGCGATCGAACTGCTGAAGAAGCACACCGAGATCGTCAACGTCGACAGCGGCATCGACTACCGTCTGCGTGCGCTGGAGCAGGCCGAGTTGTTCCACTTCCCGCTCGATGCCGAGGCCGAGCAGAGCCTGGAGCGCAGCTTCAAGAGCCTGCTGCCGGAAAACTGTCGGGTGGTCAACGACGACGGGCTGATGATCGAGAATCGCGAGATTCGCGCTGTGAAGACCGGCAACGATGTCGCCTGGTTCGAGTTCCGCGAACTCTGCGACGGCCCGCGCAGCCAGAACGACTATATCGAGCTGGGCAAGATCTTCGGCGCCATCCTGCTGGCCAATGTCGAGCAGATGAACGTCGCCAAGGATGACATGGCACGCCGCTTCATCAACCTGGTGGACGAGTTCTACGACCGCAACGTCAAGCTCATCATCTCCGCCGAGGTCGAGCTCAAGGACCTCTATACCGGCGGTCGCCTGGAGTTCGAATTCCAGCGCACCCTGAGCCGCCTGCTGGAAATGCAGTCCCACGAGTACCTGGCTCGGCCGCACAAGCCCTGA
- a CDS encoding GlxA family transcriptional regulator — translation MPNHASIRHVSILATEGVFASTLMQAKDFFHMASLRYGRQIGLDLTPAFETRLVSPDGQPVNTFSGTGIAVDGLLDEADMVILPAFWGDFDALCAQYPEVAPWLRERHAAGSVICGEATGVFWMAQAGLLEGREATTHWRFANDFAARFPGVAFSADKHLTDSDNLYCAGGTTSACDLYMYLVERFCGAHVAQGMARDVLFELQRSYSPGRLGFGGQKLHLDTRILQIQEWLEANFAEKFRFEDVARQHGMSIRNFMRRFHAATGDKPLHYLQRLRIETAKSLLATTGKSIKTISYEVGYDDASFFARLFRQHTELSPNHYRQKYRPES, via the coding sequence ATGCCCAATCACGCCTCGATCAGACACGTCAGCATACTGGCCACCGAAGGAGTGTTCGCCTCGACACTCATGCAGGCCAAGGATTTCTTCCACATGGCCAGCCTGCGCTACGGCAGGCAAATCGGCCTTGACCTGACCCCCGCTTTCGAAACCCGCCTGGTCAGCCCCGATGGTCAACCGGTGAACACTTTCAGCGGCACAGGCATAGCGGTGGATGGTCTGCTCGACGAAGCCGACATGGTCATCCTGCCGGCATTCTGGGGCGATTTCGATGCACTCTGCGCGCAGTATCCGGAAGTCGCGCCGTGGCTTCGCGAGCGGCACGCTGCCGGCAGCGTCATCTGCGGCGAAGCCACCGGCGTCTTCTGGATGGCTCAGGCGGGCCTGCTTGAGGGGCGGGAAGCGACTACCCACTGGCGCTTCGCCAATGATTTCGCAGCTCGCTTTCCTGGCGTGGCCTTCAGCGCCGACAAGCACCTCACCGACAGCGACAACCTCTACTGCGCCGGCGGTACGACCTCGGCATGCGACCTGTACATGTACCTGGTCGAGCGCTTTTGCGGCGCGCATGTGGCGCAGGGCATGGCCCGCGATGTGCTGTTCGAGCTGCAACGCAGCTACAGCCCGGGACGCCTGGGTTTCGGCGGGCAGAAGCTGCACCTCGATACGCGAATTCTGCAGATTCAGGAGTGGCTGGAAGCGAACTTCGCCGAAAAATTCCGCTTCGAGGATGTGGCGCGCCAGCATGGCATGAGCATCCGCAACTTCATGCGGCGCTTCCATGCCGCCACCGGCGACAAGCCGTTGCACTATCTACAACGCCTGCGGATCGAGACGGCAAAGAGCCTGCTCGCCACCACCGGCAAGAGCATCAAGACGATCAGCTACGAAGTGGGGTACGACGACGCCAGCTTCTTTGCGCGTCTGTTCCGGCAGCACACCGAACTGTCACCCAATCACTATCGGCAGAAGTACCGCCCCGAGTCGTAG